The Rhodothermales bacterium DNA segment GCCGCCACGTCCCGGCCTCCTCCAGCGCCGTGTTCGTCACGATGACGGGACGGCCCCTCGATCCCAAGCAGCTCGAACGCGACTGCGCCCGCATCGGCGAGCGCGCCTGCACCCGCCACCGCCTCACCCCGCACGTCCTCCGCCGCACCTTCGCCACCCGATCCCTCCGCGCCTCCGGCGACATCCGCGCCGTCCAGGTCCTCCTCGGCCACGCCTCCATCCAGACCACCGAGGTCTACACCCACGTCGACGAGGAGGGCCTCCGCGAGCTCGTGGAGGCCACCGCTCTCGCCTCCACCACCGGACGCGCGGCCGGCGCGCGCGAGCACGCACGCGGCCCCCTCCTCCGCTCCGTCATCACCTCCGTCTAGCTCCCATGCGACCCGCTGCCCCCTCCCTCCTCGCGCTCCTCCTCGCCGCACTCCTCCCCCTCGCAGGGTGCACCCCGCCCGTCGGGGCGACCGACCTCGACGTCGTCTCGGGCTTCCGCGTCTCCCCCACCTTCAACGCCTTCACCCAGCCGTGCGAGATCCGCTACACCCTCGACGAGCCGGCCTACGTCCAGATCCGCATCACGCGCACCGAGCCCGATGGCTCGACCGCCCTCGTCCGCACGATCACGGCCGAGCAGCGCGAGACCGCCGGCCCTCGCACCGCTGCCTGGCGCGGCGTCGGACCCAACGGCCTCTTCGCTCCCCAGGGCGAATACACCGTCGAGCTCTACGCCCGCCTCGACGGCTCCGACCGCACGACCACGTGGACCCTCACCACCATCATGTACCGAGCCTGAACGCAACCCCGGTCCAACCCGAGAGAGCGGAGGTCGCGGGAACAGCGGCTCACCCCATCCCTCCCCGCTTCCCCCCTCGTCCTCCGCTCCTCACCCTTTCGCCTACGCACCCATGCCCCGCCCGCCCCTCACCGTCCTCCTAGGTCCCAACAGCTACCTCGTCCACGACCCCGGCGTCGCCGAGCTCTTCGGGACCGACACCCTCCCCCTCCCCTTCACCCCGGACGCTGACCCCGACACCGTCCTCGCCCACCTCCGCCGCATCAACCCCCACCGACTCGTCCTCCTCGGCGACCCCGTCCTTCCCTCCTCTCCGCGCCCCTCCCCTCCACACCCCCATCCGCCCATACCCTCCCACCCGTGAGACTCGGCACCCACCTCGCCGGAGGCGTCCTCGCCTACACCGTCAGCGCCACGTTCTTCCAGCTCCCGTGGACCGCCACGGGCCTCGTCGCCGCGGCCACCGCCGCCGTCCTCCCCGACATCGACACCCGGGGCTCCACCGTCGGCCGCGTGTGCACCCCCGTCGCCCGGCGCATCGAGCGCCGGTGGGGCCACCGCACCATCACCCACTGTTACGCCGCGCAGGGCACGGTCGCCGCCCTCGCCCTCCCGTTCCTCTGGCTCGGCCTCCCCCACCTCTACGCCGCCGCCGTCGCCGGCTACGTCTCCCACTGCTTCCTCGACACGTGGACCGTCCAGGGCGTCCGCGTCTTCTGGCCGTGGTCCGACCGCCGGGGCGTATTCCCCTACTACAACCGCCAGGAGACGGCCTACCGCACCACCACCGGCAGCCGCGTCGACACCTTCTTCGGCGTCGGCTTCCTCTGCCTCACCGTCCCCTTCGCCGTCGTCCAGATCGACGGCTACCAGCGCCTCGTCCGCCGCGTCCAGGCCGACGCCTCCGCCGCCGTCCGCGACTTCCTCGACTGGTCCGCCGACGGCTACCTCGTCTCCGTCTCCGTCGAGGCCTCCGACCCCCAGCACCTCCGCCGCCTCTCGGGTACCTTCGAGGCCATCGGTACCACCGGCGCGAACACCCTCCTCGTCCGTGACTCCACCGACGGCCGGGTGTTCTCCCTCGGCCCGGCCTACTCCGCCAACTTCCAGCCCGACCGCGTCCTCGCCCACCGAGGCCCCCACGTCTCCGTCTCCCGACGCCGCGTCGACCTCGAAGGCCGCGTCCTCGCCGACCTCGAATCCCTCGTCCCGACCGGACCCGACGGCACCCCCCTCCGCCACCTCATCGACGGCCAGGTCACCGTCACCGAACCCGCCGGCGTCACCCCCGACGACCACCGCTTCGATACCGTCACGGGCTCCGACCGCCGCCTCTCCCTCCAGTTCGCCACTCTCGCCGACCTCGAACGGCTGAACCTCTCGGGCCTCATCGTCGAGACGGGCACCGTCACGCTCCGCGTCTACACCCGCGACGGGGAGGCCGAGCGCTCCGACCCCGGCGGTGCAGGCTCCAGCCCCCTCTCGGCCTCCACCGTCCGCCGCGTCGCGTTCGCCCACAAACCCTCCGAACCGCCCCGCCTCCTCGTCTCCGAGGGGGATACCGTCGCCGTCGGAGACACCGTGGCCGTCCTCGCCCCCGCAGCCGCGCAGCACGCCCGCCTCGACATGGACGAGGCCCGCGCCGACCTCGACGCCGTCCGGGCCGAACCGACGCCGGCGACCTCCGACCCCGTTATCCTCCGCGCCCGCATCGCCTACGCCGAGGCTCGCTCCCGCCGCATCGCCGATCGCCACGCCGCAGGCTTCGAACCAGCCGCCGCCGTGAACGATGCCCGGGCCGAGGTAGACGACCTCCTCCAGCAGCTCGCCCAGGCCGAGGCCCGCACCGCCGACTGGCGACGCGACAAGGCCGAGCGCGTGCGGAAAGCCCGCGCCCGCCTCACCCGCGCCGAGCTCCGCGCCGCCCAGGCCGACCGCGACACCTTCGTCCGCTCCGCCGGGGCCGGCGTCGTCCGCCGCATCGAGCGCCACCCCCGCCCCGACCGCACCGAAGTCCGCGTCGTCCTCGTCGCTCCCCGCGCCACCGACGACCATGCCTCCGCCACCCCGCCCACCAACCCCCACGCCGCCCGACCTCCCCGGCCGTAGGGCGCGGCCACAAAAAACGGCCACCGGGGGCTTACGGCCCTGCCCCGGTGACCGCCGGATCGACGATCTGTCGGATCTGCGATCCAGACCGACCCTCAACCAGAGTAGCCGACCTGTCCGCATGATACGATGGGAAGGCCCCACACCCCACCCCGCGGGCGTCCCTCGCTGGGGCAGGACCAACCCCGACTTCCTCATGCGACTCCATCGCTTCCTCCTCTTGACCGCGACCGCGGTCCTCCTCGTCCTCCCCCTCCTCCTCGCCGCCTGCGACACGGCCGAGCCCGCCCTCGACCCCGTCGGCCCCGAGCCCATCGAGCCGATCTCGAGCGACCAGCAGGCCCTCGTCGCCGCTGCCTTCGCCGAGGTCGAGGAGCTCTTCGCTCTCGGCTTCGACGGCAGCGCCCGCAGCGCGGCAGCCACCGCAGACGGGGCGGGCGCTTCGATGCGCGCCCTCGTCGACACGACGACCTACACCGGCGTCTACGACGCCGTCAACACGAAGGGCTACCTCGCCACGCTCCAGTACCGCGAGCCCCAGGGCGTCGGCGTCTGGACCGCCCGCGTCCAGCACGCCCGCCCCGTCACCTACGACGGCGCCACTCTCGACGCTGTCGAAACCGTGACCCTCACGTTCCTCACCTTTGCCGACCTCGAAGCCTTCCTCGCCGACCTCGCCGCCGGCGCCAACGCCTACCTCGTCGGGACCTCGACCGACCCCGAGGCCGCCTTCTCCGGCTTCGACACGTGGCGCGTCGCCCAGGTGTTCAGCCCCGGCGAGGGCCTCGCCGTCGTCGGCTTCACGAATGCCCAGCTCCGCGAGTCCGTCACCGTCCGCGAGCCCGTCGCTACGCTCAACGCGAACGGCACCGGCACCGTCCGCGACGGCGGTGCCGCCGGCGCCATCCGCACCCGCTACTTCGGCGCCGACTTCGCCGTGGACGACGAGGGCAACGCGACCGGCACCGTCCTCCGCACCCTCCTCTCCTCCGGCGACACCGCCGACGGCTCCGTCGTCTCGCGCTCGGATTACCCCGACGGCACCTTCCGCCAGACCCGCCAGCGCGGCGGCGACGGCGTCGTCGTCCGCGAGAACACGCAGGGTTAACCCCCCTGCTGATCTGATACGGTAGACCGCTCTCTCCTGCGTCCCCTCTCCCCATCCGGGGGAGAGGGGCAGGACGCGGGGACCGTCCTTCCCCCTACCCCCACGACCATGCTCGACCACCTCGACCCCTTCCGCCGGCAGTCCGTCGCCCTCGCCCTCTACCGGATGCTCACCGGCTCCCGCTTCAGCATCTCCGTCGTCCGCGAGTGCCTCGACGTCGCCGCCATCGCTCCCCCCCGCGATCGGCTCGACGCCGTCGCCCTCCACCACTGCGCCGACTACGCCGACCTCCCTCCCGGCTTCCACGCCGAACTCGCCAGTCAGACCCTCGCCCTCTTCGCCGGGCGACCCGTCCTCGGCGACGGCTTCCTCAAAGACCTCGCGGCCGCGGCCGGCATCGACCCCACCGATGCCCCGACCGTCCAGGCCCTCGTCCCGACCTCCGCCCGCGCTTGAGCCCCGAACCGATGTGCGCCTCCTACGCCGACCGCTTCAACGATGAGGCCGAGCTCGACCCCGACGATGCTCCCGAGGACGTCCTCTCCGGCCCCCTCTTCACCCTCGCGATCCTCGCCGTACTCCTCGCAGTCTCTCCTGCACGTGCCCAGGTCCCCGGAGCCGACGGGCTCGCCCCCGCCGACGCCGTCGGAGCCCTCTACGCCGACACCTCCTCTGCGGCGGCCGAAGCCTCCCTCCACCTCGAACACGTCCGCCTCGACCTCGCCCGCCACGAGCTCCGCGCCGTCTCCGGCTGGCGCCGGCTCCGCCCCCAGCTCGACCTCTTCCTCTCCGTCTCCACCCGCGGCCTCGCCTTTCCCTCTATCAGCAGCCAGGGCTACGACCCCGCCTATGCCGCCATCTCCCGCTGGCCCGGCGACACGTGGGGCGTGACGCTCTCGTGGACCATCGACCAGGTCCTCGACCGCCGCCCCGTCCACCGAGCCCGCGCCGCCGTCGCGCTCGCCGAGGCCCGGATCGCCCTCACCCACGCCCGCCGCGAGCAGCACGAGGCCGCTCGGCGCGAGCGCCTCCTCGCTCGCGCCGAACGCGATGCCCTCATGCGCCGCCGGGCCGACCTCGCAGCCGCCCAGCTCCGCATCGAGGCCGCCTTCCTCACCCGCCGCCTCGACGCCCAGCGCGAGCTGCTCCGCCTCGCCCAGATGACCTACGACCAGGGCGAGTCCGACTTCTCCGCCCTCGCCCGCCAACGCCTCGCCACCCTCAGCGCCGAACACGCCGTCGCCACGAACACGGCTCGCCTCGCCATACTCGACGCCGGCGGCGACGTGGCGACCGCCTTCAGCACGGCATCCCTCACGCTCGACCCCCAGACCGACCGCTAGCCCCTCCATGCTCACCACCGCCCGGCCCATCTTCGAGAGCGTACCCGGATCGTTCTGCGATCCGGTCGGGCTGGCCGACCAGCAAGCCCAGGGCGTCGTCGCCCTCATCGTTGCCACCTACCCCGTCGAGAACCAACCAGCCTCCCCGTCTCAACAGAGCAACAACGCGCCCTCTCCCCCTTCTCAAGGAGGAGGACCGCGAGCCGACAGGCCGGCGAAGCCAACCGGGGAGGGGGTTTCAATAGAGCCCCCCTCCTCCACACCCGTCCCACTCGGCCCCGTCTATGACGCCTTCGTCGCCGTCTCCGGCCAGCTCCTCGCCGTTGCCCGCTCCACCCCCGACTACCGCTTTCCCGTCCAGCCCGCTACCGCCCTCCGCCGCTTTATCGACGCCCGCGACGCCCACCGTCCCGTATTCCTCTCCCTCTTCGAGCTCGACGAGGACGACTGCGCCCGCTTCCTCGAGACGGTCTTTTTCAGCGAGTGCCTGAAGCTCCACGTGGACGGCGTCGCCGACCTCGACCGCTCCGCCGCCCTCATCGCCCACCAGATCACGCACGCCGGATGCGGCGACGGACTCCCATCGGGCGTCCTCGAGATCAACGACTTCTCCGACCCTACCGCCCCGCGCGTCCGCCTCATCGACCTCGCCTCGACAGGCATCGCCGGCGAGTTGTGCGATACAAACGATCTCCCCTTTGACAAGCGGGCGTCCCCGCAGGGGGAGGGGGCCCTCGCCGACGCGCTCCGCCCTCACCTCGACGGCGTCACCGGCCGCGTGCTCCTCTACGACCGCGCCAAGAACCACGCCGTACTCCCCGACCGCACGGGTCACGGCTTCGACCTCGGAGCCGCCATCGAGCAGGCCAACCGCCTCGCCCTCGCCCGTCGCGGAGACGCATCCATTGTCGCTTCCGGCGACACCCCCGCCAGGGCGATGCACCGGGCCGCCGCCGAGCTCCGCGCCTCAGCCGACGACGACCAGACCGAGGCCGTCGAAACCTACCTCCGCGAACGCGCCGAGCGCCCCTGCCTCGTCTCCCCCGACCACCCCCACGCCTCCGCCCTCGGCACCCTCGTCGCCGAACTCCAGGGCCGCACACCGAAGGCGACACTCCCCACCGCCGCCGCTCTCGAATCCAGCGCCACCGACCAGCTAAGCACCACCGAAACGCTCCCTTCTAACCCCTCCACGTCCACGCCGCTGGGAGAGCAGAGCGCAAACGAGAACTCTTCCCCTTCCCAAGGGGGAGTACCGGCCGCAGGCCGGGGAGGGGGTCCCACACCCCCAAACCCCCACACTCCCACACCTGGACCGGAAACGGTCCGCCGACACACCCTCGCCACCGAGCTCGACCGCCTCCGCTGCGACGTGGTCGCCCTCTTCCAGGACGCCGTCACCCGCGAGCGCGCCCTAGCCCACGAATCCCACATCCTCACCGAGCACGCCATACCCTCCCCCGTCCCGCCCGAGCGCACGCCCGAGTACCTCCGCGCCCTCCTCACCGACGACCCGCCGCGCCGCTGGCACTTCTTCAAACGCCAGCGCGGCAAGACCTATGAGGAGGTCGCCGGCAAGCTCCTCGCCTTCCACGCCGCCCACAGCCACCTCGACACCCCCGAGGCCCTCCGCGCCGTCCACGACCTCACGAAGCTCTGGACCCGCCTCCACAGATAACCCACGTCGTAGGGGCGCAGCACGCTGCGCCCACACACGCTTCCCATGCCGACCTCCACAGCCCGCGTCCCCACGATCTCCCGGCCCGCCGCCCACGCTGCGGGCACGGCCGTCGGCTCGCTCCGGCCCGTCGGCGTCCCCGGTGCCCCCGACTCCACCGTCCTCACCGACCCCATCCGCCTCGGTAACGGCCACGTCCTCGCCGAACTCGTCGACCGCGCCGTCCTCGGCCGCCACACCCTCCTTCTCGGCCCCGAGGGCATAGGCAAGACCCGCCTCCTCGAAGACCTCGCCCGCGTCGCCGCCGGCCACCGGCTCCTCCTCGATGGCGACGCCCAGCGACGCGCCCGCCGCAAGCACGTCCAGATGCCGCAGCGGCCGGGCGAGGCGTTCACCCTCGTCTACGTCGCCGAAGCCGGACCCCACGGCCGCCTCGTGGACGCCCTCGCCCGCGCCTTCCACGAGCTGGCAATCCTAGCATTGCCAGGCGTGCCGCCCCCCCTCCGCGCTGGGGCCTGCGCCGAGCTTTCTTGGATCGAGGTCAAGAAGCTCCTCCGCACCGTCGACGAGCGCCAGACCGCCGTCGTCCAGTCCCTCCACGACCTCGCCGGCGGAGGCCGAGCCCCCCGCCTCCTCCTCGTCATCGACGCGCTCGACCGCGCCTCTTCAACCCAGGGCCTCTTCCTCCGCGAGCTCCAGCAACGCGCCACGATCGTCGGCGCCGTTCGCTCTCTCCCCCCCTCACGCTCGCTCCGCACCTTCTTCGCCACCTTCGGCCAGCTCCGCGTCGAGCCCCTCCCGGAGTCCCACACCGCCGCCCTCTTCGAGTACTTCGTCGCGCGCTACGCCGTCGCCTGCGCCGACCACCGCCACTACCGCCGCGAGGTCCTCCGCCGCGCCGAGGGCAATCCCTCCATCCTCCGCGCCATGATGCACGACGGCGCGCAGTCCCGCCTCGTCACCGAGCAGGACGTCCGCGACCTCCAGGCCCGCGACGACGCGCCCTTCTTCAACCTCGGCCTCGTCTACGTCTTCTTCCTCATCGGCCTCGGCGCGCTCCGCGTCCTCATGATCGGCGTCCGCAACACCGACCTCTACATCGTCCTCACCCTCGTCACCGTCCTTGGATACCTGATTTTCAGGGTATTCAGGACGTTTTTCATGTTCCAGCCCCGCCCCGAATCTAAATGACCTCGTCCCGACCGAGCACGCTGCGGGGACCGCTCGGACGGCCCTCCTCTCCCCGCTTCACGCCCACACCCTCAACCCCCAACCCCATGCGCCGCTCCCTCACGACGCTCCAGTCCCTGGCCCTCTCCCTGATGCTGTTCGGCCTCGCCGTCCAGATCTCGGCCGGTGCCCTCATCGCCACCGACAGCCCCCCGAAAGCTTCGCCCGTCGAGCACGTCGACGGCGATGGTCACCCCGATCACGGTCACCCGAGCACCCCGCTCACCGCCACACTCGTCGACGTCCACCGCGCCTCTATCGGAGGCGACGTACTCGACGCGCTCGCCGCCTTCTTCGGCGGCATCGTGGAGGTCCTGCGCGGGACGTACATCTGCGGCGACTGCAACCTCCCGAGCGACGACGGCTGCCAGTGCGTCTGCTGGAGCGGCAACCCCCGCCCCGGCGACTGCGACTGACCCACCCGCACGTCACCCCTGAACGTCCACACACCAACGCGTCCACACCCAAACCCCCGTCGCCATGCTCACGTGCATTCCCCACGACCTCCCCGCTCCCTCCCCTGACGCCGACGACGTCCGTACCGCCCTCGGTCCCCTCGCCACCGACGGCCTCATGGAAGCCGTCGATCACTACATCCCCACCCCAGACGTGACCGGCCACAATCCGCCGCCGACCGGCGGAAGCTGACGGCCCCCAAGCCGGAGCCTATCGTCTCCCCGGCCCGACCGCGTGCGCCACGGAGAGCACGCAGCCGGTTCCCTTCCTCCGTGCCCAGATCCCCACCCTCATGCTCCATCCCCCTGCCCGGAAAGCTGCCGACGCCGACGTCCGCGACGCCTTCGGCCCCCTCGCAACCGAACGGCTCATGGCGGCCGTCGACAGCTACATCCCGACCCCCGACGCGACGGAGAACCCGCCGCCGAGCGGCGGATGACCCAGTGCCCCGGCGCATGCCTCATCGCGCCGGGGCATTGCTGAACCCCTCTCGCCTAGAGTAGACCATGCGTGCTCCCGCCCACCGCCTCTTCCCGATCCTCTCGGCGAGCCTCCCCTTCGTCGCGGTCCTCGTGGCGTCCGCGCTCCTCGCCGGCTGCCGGGACGCGGACCTTGCCCCCGCCCGTTCCCCACGGACCGTCCCTCTCGCGGCCCCTCACGCGGAACGATATCCCGCCGTCGTCTGGCGTGTCATCGACGGCGACACCGTAGAGCTCGTCCTCGATGACGGGGACCCCATCGAAGAGGGCAAGTTCGTGAAGGTTCGCGTCCGGGGCATCGACACGCCGGAGCACCACGCCTCCTCGAAGCTCGACCGCGACGCCGAGCGCTCTGCCATCGACCGCCGGACCATCCGCACCCTCGGCACGGCAGCCACCGCGCATGCCGAGTCCCTCCTCCCCCTCGGCGCAGCCGTCACCATCGAAGGCTCGGACCGCGACCGCTACGGCCGCCTCGTCGCCTTCCTCTCGGCCGAAGACGCCGCCGGTCAGCCCTTCGACTTCGGCGGCCGGATGATAGGAGACGGCTACGCCCACGCCTACGACGGCGCCGGACGCTACCCCCACCCCCGCATGAGCTACTACCGCGCCCTCCAGCGCCAGGCCCGCGAACACGGCCTCGGCCTGTGGGCCGCCGATCCGGACGCCACCGCCCGCCTGTCCCCCTGAGAACGCCCCGCGCAGCACAACTCTCCCTCTCCCCCCGTCAAGGGGGAGTACCGCGTAGCGGGGAGGAGGTCCCTGCCGATCACGCGCCCATGCGATCCCCATCCCTACTCCTCCTCATCCTCCTCGCCTCCCCCACCGCTGCGCAGCCGTGCGAAGGACGGGGGTGGACGCTCCGCGCCTGCCTCCGCGCCACCTACAAACCGGCCGACCTCGCCCTCGACTACGACGCCCAGCGCGACCGTCTCTTCGCCGACGTGTGGCTCGAAACCGACACAGCCGGCGTCGCCCGGATCGAAGGGGCCTACGGCGGAATGACCGTCGTGATCGACCCCGACAGCGCCGCCTCCCCACGCGAGCAGGCACAGAGCCGCAGCTTCAACACCGAGCACGTCTACCCCCAGAGCCGCGGGGCCTCGAGTGGCAACGCCCGTGCCGACCTCCACCACCTCATGCCGGTGCAGGAGGCCATCAACTCCGCCCGCTCCAACTTCCCCTTCGATGAAGTGGGCGACGAGGCCGTGCTCTGGTGCCGGGTCGGAGGCTGCACCGCCACTCGGCCCACCACCTCCGGCGACGGCTCGTGGAGCCGGATCTACCGCGAGGGCACCGGGCCGTTCTACCACGACGGCCGGTTCGAGCCCCGCGACGCCGTGAAAGGCGACGTGGCACGCGCCGCGTTCTACTTCGCCACCATGTACCAGGTCGAGGCCGAGGACTCGATGACGTGGCCCGAGGGCCGCCGGTGGTTCCTCGACCAGCGCGACGTCCTCCTCGACTGGCACGAGGCCGACCCCCCCGACGCCGCCGAAACCGCGCGGACGTGGCGGGCCGCCGCCTACCAGGGCGACCGCCCGAACCCCTACGTCCTCTTCCCCCAGCTCGTCCGCGACGCCTTCTTCCGGGGGCAACAGCAGCAGGGCGGCGAGCCCGAGGTGTGGATCAACGAGCTCCACGCCACCAACGACGGCCCCGATACGGGCGAGGGCGTCGAGCTCGCGGGGCGCGCCGGGACCGACCTCTACGCCTGGCGGCTCGTCTTCTACGGCGGCCACGACGGCGAGCCCTACAACCCCATCGACTCCCTCGTCGCCGAGCGCGTGACGTTCGACCTCCCCATCCCCGACGAGGTCGGCAGGCTCGGGGCCGTCTGGCAGCCCGTGCGCGGGATGTGGAACCGCTGCAACGGCCTCGCCCTCTTCGACCCCGACCTCGAGCTCGTCCAGTTCCTCTCCTACGGCGGCTGCTCCTTCAACGTCGTCTCCGGTCCCGTCTACGACCACGCCCTCTCAAACGGCGCATCCGGCGACCCCTCCGACGGACCCGACGCCGACACGCCCGACAGCCTCCTCTGGAGTACGCCCCTCCTCGGCCTCGGCGGACACGGACGGCCCCAGGAGTGGGCGACGCTCCCGCCCGGCTACAGCCTCCAGCTCACCGGTGCGGGCGACACCTACGAGGACTTCACGTGGGGCGGCCCCTACCCCGCCACCCCCGGCCGATTGGGCGACTACCAAGCCCCAAGCGACGGCAACCGCACGAGCGGGTGGAAGCCCGGCGACGCAATCCCCGTCATCGCAGACGAGCTCACCCCGCCCCTGGCCGAGATCGCCGACGCATACCGAGCTACCCTCTTACTCTCCCCCTCAATGAGGGGGAGTACGGCGAAGGGACTCGTCCCGGAGCCGGGAGGGGGTCCTGACCACGCGCTTACCGTCGGCTCCCCCCACCCGAACCCTGCCCGGTCCCTCACCCGCATCGACGTGGCCGTCGCGCCCGACGCGCTCGGCGACGCTCCTGTCTCGGCCGAGGTCTACGACGTGCTCGGCCGCCACGTCACCACCAGCACAGTAAGGGGAACGCCCTCAGGCAGCGCCATCGACCTCAATGTCGCCGCCTTTGCCCCTGGCCTCTACGTCGTCCGCGTCACCACCACACGTCCCGACGGTCGAACAGAGACGGCTGCGCGTCGCTTCACCGTCGTCCGCTGAACCCCTCTCCCCCATCCCTCCACCCTCCCCATACGGCCTCCGCCGGTCCTTCCGCGACCTCGGCCGCCTCGCCCGCCTCTTCCGGGCCGAGTGGCCCGCGCTCGGCCGCGCTGGCGCGCTCTCCCTCGTCGTGGCCGGCTGCGCCGTCGCCGCCCCGCTCTTCACTGCCGCCCTCTTCGACCGGGTATACCCGTCAGGGAATACCAGCCTCCTCAACCTCCTCGTCCTCGGCCTCCTCATCACCCGTACCGCCGAGTGGGGCACCTTCGCCGTCTACAACTTCACGGCCTTCGCCGCCCGCGTGCGGATGCGCGACCTCGCCCGCCTCGCCCTCTTCAACCACGTCCTCCACCTCCCCGCCCGCCACATCGAGGCGAAGGGCTCCGGCGAGATCGCCGCCCGCTTCACCGACGTGAGGGACGTGCTCGACACCGGGGCCGACGCCGCGCTCAAGGCCATGAGCAAGGGCGTTTATCTGCTGGCCGTCCCCCCGCTCCTCTTCCTCCTCGACGTGCGCCTCGCATTCGTTGCACTCGTCGCCGTCCCTCTTACTGCCACCGTCACCGCAGGCCTCGGCACCGTCGCTAACCGCTACTGGCGACGGACCTACGCCGCATACGACGAGTGGAGCCGGCTCCAAGTCGAGGCCGTCCGCGAGGCCCGCACATTCAAGGCGATGGGCTGCGAGGGCGCGCTCGTCCGCCGCGCGCAACACGCCGTCGCCCGCGCCCACGCCGGCACGCTCCATGCGACGGCGCTGTGGTACGTCTGCACCGGCGCGAACGGGCTCGTCCGAGCCGCAAACACCGCCGCGCTCACCTGGTTCGGCTGGACCTTCGTCCTCGACGGCTCGCTCACCCTCGGCGGCTACGTCGCGTTCATGGCGTACGCTGGCCTCCTCCTCGCCCCCCTCTCTGCTCTCATCGACGCCGGCGGCCAGATCCAACGAGCGACCGTCAGCCTCGGCCGCGTGTTCGACTATGTCGATGACCCCGCCGAGGGCGATCCCGCCGAGACGTTCGCCCAACTCGCGGTCCAGGACACCGGAACACCGCCGCTGCCGATCGCGCCGCACGACCGCCTCACCGGGCGGCTCCGCATCGAGCGCCTCCGCTTCCGCTACGCCCCCAACGCGCCCGGCCTCGACGTCGAACGCTTCGAGCTGGCTCCGGGCGAGGCCGTCGCTCTCGTCGGCCCCTCCGGGTGTGGCAAGAGCACGCTCCTCCGCCTCCTCGCCCGCATCGAGCACCCCGACGCCGGCACCCTCGCCGTCGAGGCATCGACCGGATGGCGGCGGGTCACCTCCCTCCCGCTCTCCGCCTACCGCCGGCAACTCGCCGTCTGCTGGCAGGAGCCGGGCCTCCTCTCCTCCTCCGTCCGCGACAACCTCCTCCTCACCGTAGACGGGCTCACCTCGAACGGCCTCACCCCGAACACCCCACCACCGGCCGAGCAAGGCGCAAACCGATACGCTCCCCCTGCCGCGAAGCGGATAGGGGGAGGTCCGGCCGCAGGCCGGGGAGGGGGTTCTCCCGTAGACCCTCACCTCTGGTCCGCCCTCGACGTGTGCGCCCTCGCCAACCGCGTGGCCGACCTCCCCCACGGCCTCGACACCCCGCTCTCCGAAGGAGCCGCCGCCCTCTCGGCCGGCGAGCGCCAGCGCCTCGCCCTCGCCCGCACCCTCCTCCGCACCCGTCTCGCCCCACCGGGCTGCCCCATCCGCCTCGTCCTCCTCGACGAGGCCGCCGCCAACCTCGACACCGAGACGGCCGCTCGCGTCGTCTCGGGCTTCCTCGACGCGCTCCGCCACCTCTCCGACCCGCCCGCCGTCGTCCTCGTCACCCACCGCCCCGCCCACGCGGCCCTCGCCGACCGCACCGTAGAGCTCCCACTCTCCTCC contains these protein-coding regions:
- a CDS encoding metal-dependent hydrolase; the encoded protein is MRLGTHLAGGVLAYTVSATFFQLPWTATGLVAAATAAVLPDIDTRGSTVGRVCTPVARRIERRWGHRTITHCYAAQGTVAALALPFLWLGLPHLYAAAVAGYVSHCFLDTWTVQGVRVFWPWSDRRGVFPYYNRQETAYRTTTGSRVDTFFGVGFLCLTVPFAVVQIDGYQRLVRRVQADASAAVRDFLDWSADGYLVSVSVEASDPQHLRRLSGTFEAIGTTGANTLLVRDSTDGRVFSLGPAYSANFQPDRVLAHRGPHVSVSRRRVDLEGRVLADLESLVPTGPDGTPLRHLIDGQVTVTEPAGVTPDDHRFDTVTGSDRRLSLQFATLADLERLNLSGLIVETGTVTLRVYTRDGEAERSDPGGAGSSPLSASTVRRVAFAHKPSEPPRLLVSEGDTVAVGDTVAVLAPAAAQHARLDMDEARADLDAVRAEPTPATSDPVILRARIAYAEARSRRIADRHAAGFEPAAAVNDARAEVDDLLQQLAQAEARTADWRRDKAERVRKARARLTRAELRAAQADRDTFVRSAGAGVVRRIERHPRPDRTEVRVVLVAPRATDDHASATPPTNPHAARPPRP
- a CDS encoding AAA family ATPase translates to MPTSTARVPTISRPAAHAAGTAVGSLRPVGVPGAPDSTVLTDPIRLGNGHVLAELVDRAVLGRHTLLLGPEGIGKTRLLEDLARVAAGHRLLLDGDAQRRARRKHVQMPQRPGEAFTLVYVAEAGPHGRLVDALARAFHELAILALPGVPPPLRAGACAELSWIEVKKLLRTVDERQTAVVQSLHDLAGGGRAPRLLLVIDALDRASSTQGLFLRELQQRATIVGAVRSLPPSRSLRTFFATFGQLRVEPLPESHTAALFEYFVARYAVACADHRHYRREVLRRAEGNPSILRAMMHDGAQSRLVTEQDVRDLQARDDAPFFNLGLVYVFFLIGLGALRVLMIGVRNTDLYIVLTLVTVLGYLIFRVFRTFFMFQPRPESK
- a CDS encoding thermonuclease family protein; the protein is MRAPAHRLFPILSASLPFVAVLVASALLAGCRDADLAPARSPRTVPLAAPHAERYPAVVWRVIDGDTVELVLDDGDPIEEGKFVKVRVRGIDTPEHHASSKLDRDAERSAIDRRTIRTLGTAATAHAESLLPLGAAVTIEGSDRDRYGRLVAFLSAEDAAGQPFDFGGRMIGDGYAHAYDGAGRYPHPRMSYYRALQRQAREHGLGLWAADPDATARLSP
- a CDS encoding FlgD immunoglobulin-like domain containing protein — its product is MRPAAPSLLALLLAALLPLAGCTPPVGATDLDVVSGFRVSPTFNAFTQPCEIRYTLDEPAYVQIRITRTEPDGSTALVRTITAEQRETAGPRTAAWRGVGPNGLFAPQGEYTVELYARLDGSDRTTTWTLTTIMYRA
- a CDS encoding endonuclease, whose amino-acid sequence is MRSPSLLLLILLASPTAAQPCEGRGWTLRACLRATYKPADLALDYDAQRDRLFADVWLETDTAGVARIEGAYGGMTVVIDPDSAASPREQAQSRSFNTEHVYPQSRGASSGNARADLHHLMPVQEAINSARSNFPFDEVGDEAVLWCRVGGCTATRPTTSGDGSWSRIYREGTGPFYHDGRFEPRDAVKGDVARAAFYFATMYQVEAEDSMTWPEGRRWFLDQRDVLLDWHEADPPDAAETARTWRAAAYQGDRPNPYVLFPQLVRDAFFRGQQQQGGEPEVWINELHATNDGPDTGEGVELAGRAGTDLYAWRLVFYGGHDGEPYNPIDSLVAERVTFDLPIPDEVGRLGAVWQPVRGMWNRCNGLALFDPDLELVQFLSYGGCSFNVVSGPVYDHALSNGASGDPSDGPDADTPDSLLWSTPLLGLGGHGRPQEWATLPPGYSLQLTGAGDTYEDFTWGGPYPATPGRLGDYQAPSDGNRTSGWKPGDAIPVIADELTPPLAEIADAYRATLLLSPSMRGSTAKGLVPEPGGGPDHALTVGSPHPNPARSLTRIDVAVAPDALGDAPVSAEVYDVLGRHVTTSTVRGTPSGSAIDLNVAAFAPGLYVVRVTTTRPDGRTETAARRFTVVR